Proteins encoded in a region of the Streptomyces violaceoruber genome:
- a CDS encoding aldo/keto reductase — protein sequence MQYRTLGRTGVQVSSLALGAMNFGSIGRTTQDEATAIVDAALEGGINLIDTADMYGRGESEEMVGKAIAGRRDDIVLATKANMPMSDEPNHQGSSRRWLVTALDNSLRRLGVDHVDLYQIHRWDPATSDEETLSALTDLQRAGKIRYFGSSTFPAYRIVEAQWAAREHRLSRYVTEQPSYSLLQRGIESHVLPVTEQYGLGVLVWSPLASGWLSGAVRAGREAATHRSAVLPERFDTALPANRARLDAVEKLAAVADEAGLTLIQLALGFVTAHPAVTAALVGPRTLDHLHSQLAAADTVLSDDVLDAVDAVVAPGTDLAAHEKFDATPALLDPALRRRRRPAAG from the coding sequence ATGCAGTACCGCACCTTGGGCCGCACCGGTGTGCAGGTCAGCTCGCTCGCGCTCGGCGCCATGAACTTCGGCAGCATCGGGCGTACCACCCAGGACGAGGCCACCGCCATCGTCGACGCCGCCCTGGAGGGCGGGATCAACCTCATCGACACCGCCGACATGTACGGCCGCGGCGAGTCGGAGGAGATGGTCGGCAAGGCGATCGCCGGGCGTCGCGACGACATCGTGCTGGCCACGAAGGCGAACATGCCGATGAGCGACGAGCCCAACCACCAGGGCTCCTCGCGCCGCTGGCTGGTCACCGCGCTGGACAACAGCCTGCGCCGCCTCGGCGTCGACCACGTCGACCTCTACCAGATCCACCGGTGGGACCCGGCCACGAGCGACGAGGAGACGCTGTCCGCGCTCACCGATCTGCAGCGCGCCGGGAAGATCCGGTACTTCGGGTCCTCCACCTTCCCGGCCTACCGCATCGTCGAGGCCCAGTGGGCCGCCCGCGAGCACCGGCTGAGCCGCTACGTCACCGAGCAGCCCAGCTACTCCCTCCTGCAGCGCGGGATCGAGAGCCACGTGCTGCCGGTGACCGAGCAGTACGGGCTCGGCGTGCTGGTGTGGAGCCCGCTGGCCTCCGGGTGGCTGTCCGGGGCGGTGCGCGCGGGGCGCGAGGCCGCCACGCACCGGTCGGCGGTGCTGCCCGAGCGCTTCGACACCGCGCTGCCCGCCAACCGGGCCCGGCTCGACGCCGTCGAGAAGCTGGCCGCGGTCGCCGACGAGGCCGGGCTCACGCTGATCCAGCTCGCGCTCGGCTTCGTGACCGCGCACCCCGCCGTCACCGCCGCGCTCGTCGGGCCCCGCACCCTGGACCACCTCCACTCCCAGCTCGCCGCCGCCGACACGGTGCTCTCCGACGACGTGCTCGACGCGGTCGACGCCGTCGTCGCGCCGGGGACCGACCTCGCCGCGCACGAGAAGTTCGACGCCACGCCCGCGCTGCTCGACCCGGCGCTGCGCCGGCGGCGCCGGCCGGCGGCCGGCTGA
- a CDS encoding DUF4291 domain-containing protein, with product MQQPQREVRAVHTASTVTVYQAYSPEIGLPAIREGRFPAAWKRDRMTWIKPSFLWMMYRCGWAAKAGQETVLAVEIGREGFEWALRHACLSSYQPGVHPDRATWQREVKRSPTRVQWDPERDLCLQPLPYRSLQLGLAGEAARRYADEWTVAIRDVTPLAHEIHGLVRDGDLDAARRLLPREQPYPAAEELLSNLRP from the coding sequence ATGCAGCAGCCCCAGCGCGAGGTCCGGGCCGTCCACACCGCGTCCACCGTCACCGTCTACCAGGCGTACTCCCCGGAGATCGGCCTCCCGGCCATCCGCGAAGGACGCTTCCCCGCCGCCTGGAAGCGGGACAGGATGACATGGATCAAGCCGTCGTTCCTGTGGATGATGTACCGCTGCGGGTGGGCCGCCAAGGCGGGGCAGGAGACCGTTCTGGCCGTGGAGATCGGCCGCGAGGGCTTCGAGTGGGCCCTGCGCCACGCGTGCCTGTCGAGCTACCAGCCCGGCGTCCACCCCGACCGGGCCACCTGGCAGCGCGAGGTGAAGCGCTCGCCCACCCGCGTCCAGTGGGACCCCGAACGCGACCTGTGCCTCCAGCCCCTGCCCTACCGCTCCCTGCAGCTCGGCCTGGCCGGCGAGGCCGCGCGCCGGTACGCCGACGAGTGGACGGTCGCCATCCGCGACGTGACTCCACTCGCCCACGAGATCCACGGCCTCGTCCGGGACGGCGACCTCGACGCGGCGCGGCGCCTGCTGCCCCGGGAGCAGCCGTATCCCGCCGCGGAGGAACTGCTGAGCAACCTGCGGCCGTGA
- the narJ gene encoding nitrate reductase molybdenum cofactor assembly chaperone has product MSRSLGRAATTTNAPVVFQAAALLLAYPDRDWPRRPHTVRDTVAALPGPEIQLLLSFCDRAEREDPLAVAARYVATFDRSRRRCLYLTYYTDGDTRRRGAALARIKSVYRTHGWLPPDDELPDFLPLMLEFAARTPEAGTALLTEHRAAIEVLRYALEAHRSPYAALLQAVGRCLPGRAPASREEALRLTRTGPPTEAVGLDVLGPFPAQPRPHDDGARR; this is encoded by the coding sequence GTGAGCCGTAGCCTCGGCCGCGCCGCGACGACCACCAACGCACCGGTCGTGTTCCAGGCCGCCGCCCTGCTGCTGGCCTACCCGGACCGGGACTGGCCGCGCCGCCCGCACACCGTCCGCGACACGGTCGCCGCGCTCCCCGGCCCCGAGATCCAGCTCCTGCTCTCCTTCTGCGACCGGGCGGAACGGGAGGACCCCCTCGCCGTGGCCGCCCGCTACGTCGCCACCTTCGACCGCAGCCGCCGGCGCTGCCTCTACCTCACCTACTACACCGACGGCGACACCCGCCGCCGCGGCGCCGCACTCGCCCGTATCAAGTCCGTGTACCGCACCCACGGCTGGCTGCCGCCGGACGACGAACTGCCCGACTTCCTGCCGCTGATGCTGGAGTTCGCCGCCCGCACCCCCGAGGCGGGCACCGCACTGCTGACGGAACACCGGGCGGCGATCGAGGTCCTGCGCTACGCCCTCGAAGCCCACCGCAGCCCCTACGCCGCCCTCCTCCAGGCCGTCGGCCGGTGCCTGCCGGGCCGGGCACCGGCCAGCCGCGAGGAGGCCCTGCGCCTGACCCGTACCGGCCCGCCGACCGAGGCGGTGGGCCTCGACGTCCTGGGACCCTTCCCCGCCCAGCCCCGGCCGCACGACGACGGAGCCCGCCGATGA
- a CDS encoding NAD(P)-dependent alcohol dehydrogenase, giving the protein MTTVAAYAAPAAKAPLERTTIERREVREHDVLIDIKFAGICHSDIHQAREGWGEAIFPMVPGHEIAGIVSEVGPGVTRFKVGDRVGVGCMVDSCRECENCKAGREQYCTSGNTGTYNAVGRDGEVTYGGYSEKVVVDENFVLGIPEGIALDEAAPLLCAGITTYSPLKRWNAGPGKKVAVVGLGGLGHMAVKLAHALGAEVTVLSQSLRKKDDGLKLGADHYYATSDPATFEELSGTFDLIVSTVSAPLDLGAYLGLLKTEGTLANVGAPEEPVSLNLFALLGGGKSLSGSMIGGIAETQEMLDFCAEHGIGAEIELIAASEINEAYERVLSSDVRYRFVIDTATI; this is encoded by the coding sequence ATGACCACTGTCGCCGCGTACGCAGCACCCGCCGCCAAGGCGCCGCTGGAGCGCACCACCATCGAGCGGCGCGAGGTGCGTGAACACGACGTCCTGATCGACATCAAGTTCGCCGGCATCTGCCACTCCGACATCCACCAGGCCCGCGAGGGCTGGGGCGAGGCCATCTTCCCGATGGTCCCCGGCCACGAGATCGCGGGCATCGTGTCCGAGGTCGGCCCCGGCGTCACCAGGTTCAAGGTCGGCGACCGGGTGGGCGTCGGCTGCATGGTCGACTCCTGCCGCGAGTGCGAGAACTGCAAGGCCGGCCGGGAGCAGTACTGCACCAGCGGCAACACCGGCACCTACAACGCCGTCGGCAGGGACGGCGAGGTCACCTACGGCGGCTACTCCGAGAAGGTCGTCGTCGACGAGAACTTCGTCCTCGGCATCCCCGAGGGCATCGCCCTGGACGAGGCCGCCCCCCTGCTGTGCGCCGGCATCACCACCTACTCCCCGCTCAAGCGCTGGAACGCGGGTCCCGGCAAGAAGGTCGCCGTCGTCGGCCTGGGCGGCCTCGGTCACATGGCCGTCAAGCTCGCGCACGCCCTGGGCGCCGAGGTGACCGTGCTGTCGCAGTCCCTGCGCAAGAAGGACGACGGCCTGAAGCTGGGCGCCGACCACTACTACGCCACCAGCGACCCGGCCACCTTCGAGGAGCTGTCCGGCACCTTCGACCTGATCGTCTCCACGGTCTCGGCCCCGCTCGACCTCGGCGCCTACCTGGGGCTGCTGAAGACGGAGGGCACGCTGGCCAACGTCGGCGCCCCCGAGGAGCCGGTCTCCCTCAACCTGTTCGCGCTGCTCGGCGGGGGCAAGTCCCTCTCCGGCTCCATGATCGGCGGTATCGCCGAGACCCAGGAGATGCTGGACTTCTGCGCGGAGCACGGCATCGGTGCCGAGATCGAGCTGATCGCCGCCTCCGAGATCAACGAGGCCTACGAGCGCGTCCTGTCCAGCGACGTGCGCTACCGCTTCGTGATCGACACCGCGACGATCTGA
- a CDS encoding nitrate reductase subunit alpha: MVRSRAKAVADAADRLLKAGQLLRRSPTTLDLRAVYRTDQNVNDRPYRERWAHDKVVRSTHGVNCTGSCSWKVYVKDGLITWETQQTDYPSVGPDRPEYEPRGCPRGASFSWYTYSPTRVRHPLARGVLVEMYRDAKRRHGGDPVAAWAELTSDPEKRRRYQSARGRGGFVRVDWDEALEIAAAAQVHTIAEYGPDRVAGFSPIPAMSMASHAVGARYHSLIGAPMISFYDWYADLPIASPQVFGDQTDVPESGDWWDAAYLMLWGSNVPVTRTPDAHWMAEARYRGQKVVVVSPDYADATKFADEWLHPHPGTDGALAMAMGHVLLTEFFVRRQVPYFTDYVKRFTDLPFLVALDEHAAGRWTPGKFVTAADLGLGRHADAGARAWMPVLIDADTEDVVVPNGTLGDRWGKGGEGRWNLDLGGTDPLLTLHGHTGGRGDNGVEVVLPRFDEPGATVVRGVPAREIGGRLVTTVYDLLLAQYAVARPGLAGHWPTGYDDAEQPCTPAWQERLTSVPAEAAVRAAREFARTAEQTRGRCMIVMGAGTNHWFHSDTIYRSFLSLLILTGCQGVNGGGWAHYVGQEKVRPYTGWQQLSTAADWVRPSRQMAGTPYWYLHTGQWRYESHAADALASPTAPGTLAGLHTADLVAQSARLGWMPSYPTFDANPLDLGRRARESGQEPGDWIAEQLGSGAVDFACEDPDAPRNWPRVLTVWRANLIGSSAKGNEYFLRHLLGARDGATSSEAPPEHRPRSVAWRDDAPEGKLDLLLSLDFRMTSTTLFSDLVLPAATWYEKHDLSSTDMHPFVHAFSPAINPPWQARTDFEIFHSLARRLSELAAGRLGTAHDLVATALQHDTPGETAQPGGRVTDWRDGRTPVEPGRNAPQVSLVERDYTAVADRLAAFGPLAEEHGMTVKGVTVNPHEESRWLAARCGTAPAGPARGRPLLDTDVKFCEAILALSGTTNGRLAAEGFDRLADRVGPGAGLAELAASVGERRVVFSDTQERPVQVGASFEWSGKEAPDRRYSPFTVNTEHKKPWHTLTGRQHFYVDHDWMAELGEQLPVYRPPLNLAELGDAPIPTGDGRAVTVRYLTPHAKWSIHSEYQENLLMQTLARGGPVVWMSPADADAIGAADNDWVEAVNAHGVVVARAIVSHRVPDGTVLMYHVQERLVNVPKSEANGRRGGVHNSLTKLLVKPTHLIGGYGQLSFAPNYYGPTGNQRDAVTTIRRRSQEVTY, encoded by the coding sequence GTGGTGCGAAGCAGGGCGAAGGCCGTGGCCGACGCCGCTGACCGGCTTCTGAAGGCAGGTCAGCTGCTGCGGAGGTCCCCTACCACCCTCGATCTGAGGGCCGTGTACCGCACGGACCAGAACGTCAACGACCGTCCTTATCGTGAGCGGTGGGCGCATGACAAAGTCGTGCGCTCCACCCATGGCGTCAACTGCACGGGATCGTGCTCGTGGAAGGTGTACGTCAAGGACGGTCTGATCACCTGGGAGACCCAGCAGACGGATTATCCGAGCGTCGGTCCCGACCGGCCCGAGTACGAGCCGCGCGGCTGTCCGCGCGGCGCCTCCTTTTCCTGGTACACCTATTCGCCCACCCGTGTTCGCCATCCGTTGGCCCGGGGCGTCCTCGTGGAAATGTACCGGGACGCCAAACGCCGGCACGGCGGCGACCCCGTGGCCGCCTGGGCCGAGCTGACCTCCGACCCCGAGAAGCGGCGTCGCTACCAGTCGGCCCGCGGCCGCGGCGGCTTCGTCCGCGTCGACTGGGACGAGGCGCTGGAGATCGCCGCCGCCGCCCAGGTGCACACCATCGCCGAGTACGGCCCCGACCGGGTCGCCGGGTTCTCCCCGATCCCCGCCATGTCCATGGCCTCGCACGCGGTCGGCGCCCGCTACCACTCCCTCATCGGCGCCCCGATGATCTCCTTCTACGACTGGTACGCCGACCTGCCGATCGCCTCCCCGCAGGTCTTCGGCGACCAGACCGACGTACCGGAGTCGGGCGACTGGTGGGACGCGGCCTACCTGATGCTGTGGGGCTCCAACGTCCCCGTCACCCGCACCCCCGACGCGCACTGGATGGCGGAGGCCCGCTACCGGGGCCAGAAGGTCGTCGTCGTCTCGCCGGACTACGCGGACGCCACCAAGTTCGCCGACGAGTGGCTGCACCCGCACCCCGGCACCGACGGGGCGCTCGCCATGGCCATGGGCCACGTCCTGCTCACCGAGTTCTTCGTGCGCCGTCAGGTGCCGTACTTCACCGACTACGTCAAGCGCTTCACCGACCTGCCCTTCCTCGTCGCCCTCGACGAGCACGCGGCGGGCCGCTGGACGCCCGGCAAGTTCGTCACCGCCGCCGACCTCGGGCTCGGCCGGCACGCCGACGCCGGGGCGCGGGCCTGGATGCCGGTGCTGATCGACGCCGACACCGAAGACGTGGTCGTCCCGAACGGCACCCTCGGCGACCGGTGGGGCAAGGGCGGCGAGGGGCGCTGGAACCTCGACCTGGGCGGGACCGACCCGCTCCTCACCCTGCACGGACACACGGGCGGCCGCGGCGACAACGGTGTCGAGGTGGTGCTGCCCCGCTTCGACGAACCCGGCGCCACCGTCGTGCGCGGCGTACCGGCCCGGGAGATCGGCGGCCGGCTCGTCACCACCGTCTACGACCTCCTCCTCGCCCAGTACGCCGTCGCCCGCCCCGGCCTCGCCGGCCACTGGCCCACCGGCTACGACGACGCCGAGCAGCCCTGCACGCCCGCCTGGCAGGAGCGCCTCACCTCCGTCCCGGCCGAGGCGGCGGTCCGCGCGGCCCGGGAGTTCGCGCGCACCGCCGAGCAGACCCGGGGCCGCTGCATGATCGTCATGGGCGCCGGCACCAACCACTGGTTCCACTCCGACACCATCTACCGGTCCTTCCTCTCGCTGCTCATCCTCACCGGCTGCCAGGGCGTCAACGGCGGCGGCTGGGCGCACTACGTCGGCCAGGAGAAGGTCCGCCCGTACACCGGCTGGCAGCAGCTGTCCACGGCCGCCGACTGGGTCCGGCCCTCGCGGCAGATGGCGGGCACCCCGTACTGGTACCTGCACACCGGCCAGTGGCGGTACGAGTCCCACGCCGCCGACGCCCTCGCGTCGCCCACCGCCCCCGGCACCCTCGCCGGGCTCCACACCGCCGACCTGGTCGCCCAGTCCGCCCGGCTCGGCTGGATGCCGTCCTACCCGACCTTCGACGCCAACCCGCTCGACCTCGGCCGCCGCGCCCGCGAGAGCGGCCAGGAGCCCGGTGACTGGATCGCGGAGCAACTCGGTTCGGGCGCCGTGGACTTCGCCTGCGAGGACCCCGACGCGCCCCGCAACTGGCCGCGCGTGCTGACCGTGTGGCGGGCCAACCTGATCGGCTCCTCCGCCAAGGGCAACGAGTACTTCCTGCGCCACCTGCTCGGCGCCCGCGACGGCGCCACCAGCTCCGAGGCACCGCCCGAGCACCGGCCGCGCTCCGTGGCCTGGCGGGACGACGCCCCCGAGGGCAAGCTCGACCTGCTGCTGAGCCTCGACTTCCGGATGACCTCCACGACGCTCTTCTCCGACCTCGTGCTGCCCGCCGCCACCTGGTACGAGAAGCACGACCTGTCCTCCACGGACATGCACCCCTTCGTGCACGCCTTCAGTCCCGCGATCAACCCGCCCTGGCAGGCCCGCACCGACTTCGAGATCTTCCACTCCCTCGCCCGCCGCCTGAGCGAACTCGCCGCCGGCCGCCTCGGCACGGCCCACGACCTGGTCGCCACCGCCCTCCAGCACGACACCCCCGGCGAGACGGCTCAGCCCGGCGGCCGGGTCACCGACTGGCGGGACGGCCGCACTCCCGTCGAGCCGGGCCGCAACGCCCCTCAGGTCTCGCTGGTGGAACGGGACTACACGGCCGTCGCCGACCGGCTCGCCGCCTTCGGGCCGCTGGCCGAGGAGCACGGCATGACCGTGAAGGGCGTGACCGTCAACCCGCACGAGGAGTCGCGCTGGCTCGCCGCCCGCTGCGGCACCGCCCCCGCCGGGCCCGCCCGCGGCCGCCCCCTGCTCGACACCGACGTCAAGTTCTGCGAGGCGATCCTCGCCCTGTCCGGCACCACCAACGGCCGCCTCGCCGCCGAGGGCTTCGACCGCCTCGCCGACCGCGTCGGGCCCGGCGCCGGGCTCGCCGAGCTGGCCGCGTCGGTGGGGGAGCGGCGCGTGGTCTTCTCCGACACCCAGGAGCGCCCCGTGCAGGTCGGGGCGAGCTTCGAGTGGTCCGGCAAGGAGGCGCCCGACCGGCGCTACTCGCCCTTCACCGTCAACACCGAGCACAAGAAGCCCTGGCACACCCTCACCGGCCGCCAGCACTTCTACGTCGACCACGACTGGATGGCCGAGCTGGGCGAGCAGCTCCCCGTCTACCGGCCCCCGCTGAACCTGGCCGAGCTGGGCGACGCCCCGATCCCGACCGGCGACGGCCGCGCGGTGACCGTCCGCTACCTCACCCCGCACGCCAAGTGGTCCATCCACAGCGAGTACCAGGAGAACCTGCTGATGCAGACCCTGGCCCGCGGCGGCCCCGTCGTATGGATGAGCCCCGCCGACGCCGACGCGATCGGCGCCGCCGACAACGACTGGGTGGAGGCCGTCAACGCACACGGCGTCGTCGTCGCCCGCGCGATCGTCTCCCACCGCGTCCCGGACGGCACGGTGCTCATGTACCACGTCCAGGAACGCCTGGTGAACGTGCCGAAGTCGGAGGCGAACGGCCGCCGCGGCGGTGTCCACAACTCCCTGACCAAGCTGCTCGTCAAGCCCACCCACCTCATCGGCGGCTACGGCCAGCTCTCCTTCGCCCCCAACTACTACGGCCCGACCGGCAACCAGCGCGACGCCGTCACCACCATCCGGCGCCGCTCCCAGGAGGTCACGTACTGA
- the narI gene encoding respiratory nitrate reductase subunit gamma has translation MRHLHTALWGVLPYLTLVVLVAGTAWRYRYDRFGFTTRSSQLHESRLLRIAGPLFHYGLLFVIAGHVAGLLVPESLTDRLHVSEHLYHANALIAGGTAGLATLAGLALLLYRRLRTPAIRAATSRSDRVVYPLLLTVVLAGLTATASGATAASTYDYRLGVSVWFRSLFALDPDVTAMAQAPLVYRLHALLAMALFALWPYTRLIHAFTAPLGYLVRPYVVYRYRGRGEVGAGRPGR, from the coding sequence ATGAGGCACCTGCACACCGCCCTGTGGGGCGTCCTGCCGTACCTGACCCTGGTGGTGCTGGTGGCGGGGACGGCCTGGCGCTACCGCTACGACCGTTTCGGCTTCACCACCCGGTCCAGTCAGCTGCACGAGAGCCGGCTGCTGCGGATCGCGGGCCCGCTCTTCCACTACGGCCTGCTGTTCGTGATCGCCGGCCACGTGGCCGGGCTCCTGGTCCCCGAGTCGCTGACCGACCGCCTCCACGTCAGCGAGCATCTCTACCACGCCAACGCCCTGATCGCGGGCGGCACCGCGGGCCTGGCGACCCTGGCGGGCCTCGCCCTCCTCCTGTACCGCCGCCTGCGCACCCCCGCGATCCGGGCCGCGACCAGCCGGAGCGACCGAGTGGTCTACCCCCTGCTGCTCACGGTCGTCCTCGCCGGGCTGACGGCCACCGCGTCCGGTGCGACGGCGGCGTCCACGTACGACTACCGGCTCGGCGTCTCCGTCTGGTTCCGCAGCCTGTTCGCGCTGGACCCGGACGTGACCGCCATGGCCCAGGCCCCGCTCGTCTACCGCCTGCACGCACTCCTCGCCATGGCCCTGTTCGCCCTGTGGCCCTACACGCGCCTGATCCACGCCTTCACGGCGCCGCTCGGCTACCTGGTGCGGCCCTACGTCGTGTACCGCTACCGGGGGCGCGGCGAGGTGGGAGCGGGCCGGCCGGGGCGCTGA
- a CDS encoding SDR family oxidoreductase has translation MTYHASTPSTPLLVTGGTGTLGGHVVPLLREAGHDVRVLTRRTRPATGNGITYVTGDLRTGEGVEAAVDGVHTVLHLAGGPKGDDEATRTLVRAAARADVRHLAYISVVGADRVPLAWLRTKLESERAIADSGLGWTVLRAAQFHELTLTMIEKMTRLPVLPVPGGLRLQPVAAREVAVRLAELTLAEPSGRVPDMTGPEVLDLATLAHSYLDLRGRRRRPKLPVRIPGKAGRAYRSGQNLTLEDALVGKVTWTEFLAERAAV, from the coding sequence ATGACGTACCACGCCTCGACCCCCAGCACGCCCCTCCTGGTCACCGGAGGCACCGGCACCCTCGGCGGCCACGTGGTCCCGCTGCTGCGGGAGGCCGGCCACGACGTCCGCGTCCTCACCCGGCGGACCCGCCCCGCCACCGGTAACGGCATCACGTACGTCACCGGCGACCTGCGCACCGGCGAGGGCGTCGAGGCCGCCGTCGACGGCGTGCACACCGTGCTCCACCTGGCGGGCGGCCCCAAGGGCGACGACGAGGCGACCCGCACCCTGGTCCGCGCCGCCGCCCGCGCGGACGTACGGCACCTCGCGTACATCTCGGTCGTCGGAGCCGACCGCGTCCCCCTCGCCTGGCTGCGGACCAAGCTGGAGTCGGAGCGGGCGATCGCCGACTCGGGCCTCGGCTGGACGGTGCTGCGGGCGGCCCAGTTCCACGAGCTGACCCTGACGATGATCGAGAAGATGACCCGGCTGCCGGTGCTCCCGGTGCCCGGCGGGCTGCGTCTGCAACCGGTCGCCGCCCGCGAGGTCGCCGTACGCCTGGCCGAGCTGACCCTCGCCGAGCCGTCCGGCCGGGTGCCCGACATGACCGGACCCGAGGTCCTCGATCTGGCCACGCTGGCCCATTCCTATCTGGATCTGCGCGGCAGGCGCCGGCGCCCGAAGCTGCCGGTGCGCATTCCCGGGAAAGCGGGGCGCGCGTACCGTTCTGGCCAGAATCTCACCCTGGAAGACGCGCTGGTCGGCAAGGTGACGTGGACCGAATTCCTGGCGGAGAGGGCGGCCGTATGA
- a CDS encoding TetR/AcrR family transcriptional regulator: MKDGEAATGQAASRPKRADARRNEKTLLDAAAAVFVRSGVEAPVRDIAAEAGVGTATIYRHFPTRADLIIGVYRHQVEACAEAGPALLASSPTPYAALAGWIDLFVDFLVTKHGLAAVLQSDSAGFETLHAYFLDRLVPVCTDLLAAATDSGEIDTDVPPLALMRGVGNLCIGAETPNPSYDARQLVRILIAGLRAAD; this comes from the coding sequence GTGAAGGACGGCGAAGCGGCAACGGGACAGGCGGCCTCCCGGCCCAAGCGCGCGGACGCCCGGCGCAACGAGAAGACCCTGCTCGACGCCGCCGCCGCGGTGTTCGTCAGATCGGGCGTGGAGGCCCCCGTGCGCGACATCGCGGCCGAGGCCGGGGTCGGCACGGCCACGATCTACCGTCACTTCCCGACCCGGGCGGACCTCATCATCGGCGTCTACCGGCACCAGGTGGAGGCCTGTGCCGAGGCCGGTCCCGCCCTGCTGGCGAGCAGCCCGACCCCGTACGCGGCGCTCGCGGGCTGGATCGACCTGTTCGTCGACTTCCTGGTCACCAAGCACGGCCTCGCCGCGGTCCTCCAGTCCGACAGCGCCGGCTTCGAGACCCTCCACGCGTACTTCCTCGACCGCCTCGTCCCCGTCTGCACCGACCTCCTCGCCGCCGCCACCGACTCCGGCGAGATCGACACCGACGTACCGCCCCTGGCGCTCATGCGCGGTGTCGGCAACCTCTGCATCGGCGCGGAGACCCCCAACCCGAGTTACGACGCCCGGCAACTGGTGCGCATCCTGATCGCGGGGCTGCGCGCGGCGGACTGA
- the narH gene encoding nitrate reductase subunit beta, with protein MRVMAQVAMVMNLDKCIGCHTCSVTCKQTWTNRTGTEYVWFNNVETRPGQGYPRGHEDQEKWKGGWHLKGGRLVPRTGGRARRLARLFANPELPTLDDYYQPWTYDYENLTTAPLGDDIPTAPPRSAIDGRPTEITWGPNWDDDLGGGPAQLAADPLLARMSEQVRLDYERAFMFYLPRICEHCLNPSCVAVCPSGALYKRVEDGIVLVDQDRCRGWRMCVSGCPYKKVYFNHSTGKAEKCTFCYPRIEAGDPTVCSETCVGRLRYLGVMLYDPDKVGAAASVTDEKDLYEAQLGCFLDPDDPEVARAAQASGIPHDWVEAARRSPVHALITRYRVALPLHPEYRTMPMVWYVPPLSPVVDALTGTGHDGEDPAALFGAIDTLRIPLGYLAELFTAGDPGPVEAALCRLAAMRSHMRRVNLGEEQDPRIAEAVGLDEPGILELYRLLALAKYDERYVIPTAYTGSVPDPGGTGAGCSLDGVGGPGMMPEGAGGGPGFGEFDPEAFHAPPTAGSGTSSALRGRVNLLNWNGKGRPNGLFPRARGAVRTEPEL; from the coding sequence ATGCGCGTCATGGCACAGGTGGCGATGGTCATGAACCTCGACAAGTGCATCGGCTGCCACACCTGCTCGGTCACCTGCAAACAGACCTGGACCAACCGCACCGGCACCGAGTACGTCTGGTTCAACAACGTCGAGACCCGTCCCGGCCAGGGCTACCCCCGCGGCCACGAGGACCAGGAGAAGTGGAAGGGCGGCTGGCACCTCAAGGGCGGGCGCCTCGTCCCGCGCACCGGCGGCCGCGCCCGCCGCCTCGCCCGCCTCTTCGCCAACCCCGAACTCCCCACCCTCGACGACTACTACCAGCCCTGGACCTACGACTACGAGAACCTCACCACCGCCCCCCTCGGCGACGACATCCCCACCGCCCCGCCCCGCTCGGCGATCGACGGCCGCCCCACCGAGATCACCTGGGGCCCCAACTGGGACGACGACCTCGGCGGCGGCCCCGCACAGCTCGCCGCGGACCCCCTCCTCGCCCGGATGAGCGAGCAGGTCCGGCTCGACTACGAGCGGGCGTTCATGTTCTACCTGCCCCGCATCTGCGAGCACTGCCTCAACCCGTCCTGCGTCGCCGTCTGCCCCTCCGGCGCCCTCTACAAGCGCGTCGAGGACGGCATCGTCCTGGTCGACCAGGACCGCTGCCGGGGCTGGCGGATGTGCGTCAGCGGCTGCCCGTACAAGAAGGTCTACTTCAACCACTCCACCGGCAAGGCCGAGAAGTGCACCTTCTGCTACCCGCGGATCGAGGCCGGCGACCCCACCGTCTGCTCCGAGACCTGCGTCGGCCGGCTGCGCTACCTCGGCGTCATGCTCTACGACCCCGACAAGGTCGGCGCCGCCGCCTCCGTCACCGACGAGAAGGACCTGTACGAGGCCCAGCTCGGCTGCTTCCTCGACCCCGACGACCCCGAGGTGGCCCGCGCGGCCCAGGCGTCCGGCATCCCGCACGACTGGGTCGAGGCCGCGCGCCGCTCCCCGGTCCACGCGCTGATCACCCGGTACCGCGTCGCGCTCCCGCTGCACCCGGAGTACCGCACGATGCCGATGGTCTGGTACGTCCCGCCGCTCTCCCCGGTCGTCGACGCCCTCACCGGCACCGGGCACGACGGGGAGGACCCGGCCGCGCTGTTCGGCGCGATCGACACGCTGCGCATCCCCCTCGGCTACCTCGCCGAACTCTTCACCGCGGGCGATCCGGGGCCCGTCGAGGCCGCCCTGTGCCGGCTGGCCGCGATGCGCTCCCACATGCGGCGCGTCAACCTCGGCGAGGAACAGGACCCGCGGATCGCCGAGGCGGTCGGACTGGACGAGCCGGGCATCCTGGAGCTGTACCGGCTGCTCGCCCTCGCCAAGTACGACGAGCGCTACGTCATCCCGACCGCCTACACCGGCTCCGTCCCCGACCCCGGCGGCACCGGGGCGGGCTGCAGCCTGGACGGCGTGGGCGGGCCGGGGATGATGCCGGAGGGCGCGGGCGGCGGCCCCGGCTTCGGGGAGTTCGACCCCGAAGCCTTCCACGCGCCGCCGACCGCCGGGTCCGGCACGTCGTCCGCGCTGCGCGGCCGGGTCAACCTCCTGAACTGGAACGGGAAGGGGCGCCCGAACGGCCTCTTCCCGCGCGCCCGCGGCGCCGTGCGGACGGAGCCCGAGCTGTGA